Proteins from one Mycolicibacter virginiensis genomic window:
- the mftC gene encoding mycofactocin radical SAM maturase (MftC is a radical SAM/SPASM enzyme that catalyzes the first two steps in biosynthesis of the electron carrier mycofactocin from the terminal Val-Tyr dipeptide of the precursor peptide MftA.), giving the protein MTSVAPVPRLIEQFEHGLDAPICLTWELTYACNLACVHCLSSSGKRDPRELSTRQCKDIIDELERMQVFYVNIGGGEPTVRSDFWELVDYATEHHVGVKFSTNGLRITPEVAAKLAASDYVDVQISLDGATAEVNDPIRGPGSFDMAIRALENLAAAGFSDAKISVVATRHNIDQLDDFAELASRYGATLRITRLRPSGRGADVWDDLHPTADQQVQLYDWLVANGERVLTGDSFFHLSGLGAPGALAGLNMCGAGRVVCLIDPVGDVYACPFAIHDRFLAGNVLSDGGFDNVWKHAPLFRELREPQSAGACGSCDHYDSCRGGCMAAKFFTGLPLDGPDPECVQGYGAPALAADRTKPRPAADHSRGKPITTVVPLTLSMRPPARLCNESPI; this is encoded by the coding sequence ATGACATCCGTGGCACCGGTGCCCCGGCTTATCGAACAATTCGAGCACGGGCTTGACGCTCCGATCTGCCTGACGTGGGAGCTGACCTACGCCTGCAACCTGGCGTGCGTGCACTGCCTGTCCTCGTCGGGCAAGCGCGATCCCCGCGAGCTGTCCACGCGGCAGTGCAAAGACATCATCGACGAGCTGGAACGCATGCAGGTGTTCTACGTCAACATCGGTGGCGGGGAACCCACAGTGCGCTCGGACTTTTGGGAGCTGGTGGACTATGCCACCGAGCACCACGTCGGCGTGAAGTTCTCCACCAACGGCCTGCGGATCACCCCCGAGGTGGCGGCCAAGCTGGCGGCCAGCGACTACGTCGACGTCCAGATCTCCCTGGACGGTGCCACCGCAGAGGTCAACGACCCGATCCGTGGCCCCGGCTCGTTCGATATGGCGATCCGGGCGCTGGAGAACCTGGCCGCGGCCGGATTCTCCGACGCCAAGATCTCGGTCGTCGCGACCCGCCACAACATCGACCAGCTTGACGACTTTGCCGAGTTGGCCAGCCGCTATGGTGCGACGCTGCGGATCACCCGACTGCGGCCGTCGGGGCGAGGCGCCGATGTGTGGGACGACCTGCACCCGACCGCCGACCAGCAGGTCCAGCTCTACGACTGGCTGGTGGCCAACGGGGAGCGGGTGCTCACCGGTGACTCCTTCTTCCACCTGTCCGGACTTGGCGCGCCCGGCGCGCTGGCCGGGCTGAACATGTGTGGCGCCGGGCGCGTGGTGTGCCTCATCGACCCCGTCGGTGATGTCTACGCCTGTCCCTTCGCCATCCACGACCGCTTCTTGGCCGGAAACGTGCTGTCCGACGGAGGTTTCGACAACGTCTGGAAGCACGCTCCGCTGTTTCGTGAACTGCGGGAGCCGCAGTCCGCCGGCGCCTGCGGAAGCTGCGACCACTACGACAGCTGCCGGGGCGGCTGCATGGCCGCAAAGTTCTTCACCGGACTGCCGCTGGATGGACCGGATCCGGAATGCGTCCAGGGCTACGGCGCACCCGCGCTGGCTGCCGATCGCACCAAGCCCCGCCCGGCCGCGGACCATTCCCGCGGCAAGCCGATCACCACTGTGGTGCCGTTGACGCTGTCCATGCGTCCGCCGGCCCGCCTCTGCAATGAAAGTCCCATCTGA
- the mftB gene encoding mycofactocin biosynthesis chaperone MftB (MftB, a small protein, is a peptide chaperone that assists the radical SAM enzyme MftC in performing two modifications to the C-terminal Val-Tyr dipeptide of the mycofactocin precursor peptide, MftA. MftB's role is analogous to the role of PqqD in the biosynthesis of PQQ, a cofactor that derives entirely from a Tyr and a Glu in the precursor PqqA.): protein MPEVAVASEATVFDPDRGWELHPQVALRPEPFGALLYHFGTRKLSFLKNRTIVEVVRSLPDHDDVRSACRAAGVDDADQGPYLHALGVLADSKMLMPREGQ from the coding sequence ATGCCGGAGGTCGCCGTGGCCTCGGAGGCAACAGTGTTCGACCCCGACCGCGGCTGGGAGCTGCACCCGCAGGTGGCGCTCCGCCCGGAGCCGTTTGGTGCGCTGCTGTACCACTTCGGCACCCGTAAGTTGTCGTTCCTGAAGAACCGCACCATCGTCGAGGTGGTGCGGTCTCTTCCGGACCACGACGATGTCCGATCCGCCTGCCGCGCAGCCGGAGTCGACGATGCCGATCAGGGTCCGTACCTGCATGCGCTGGGCGTGCTGGCGGACTCGAAGATGCTGATGCCCAGGGAGGGCCAATGA
- the mftA gene encoding mycofactocin precursor MftA (Mycofactocin is a small molecule electron carrier derived from the final two amino acids, Val-Tyr, of MftA, the mycofactocin precursor. It plays a role in redox homeostasis and the metabolism of alcohols and aldehydes in Actinobacteria, including Mycobacterium tuberculosis.): MDQNQQNDTNAELVTESLVEEVSIDGMCGVY; this comes from the coding sequence ATGGACCAGAACCAGCAGAACGACACCAATGCCGAGCTCGTCACCGAAAGCCTGGTCGAAGAGGTGTCCATCGACGGCATGTGCGGCGTCTACTGA
- the mftR gene encoding mycofactocin system transcriptional regulator (MftR, the mycofactocin system transcriptional regulator, is an uncharacterized TetR family DNA-binding transcription factor. Its role is inferred by context. It occurs as part of the biosynthesis locus for mycofactocin, a partially characterized electron carrier derived from the terminal Val-Tyr dipeptide of the precursor peptide MftA, through a radical SAM enzyme-mediated process.) yields the protein MGGTPGPHPRAGRRRSTTPQHITDVAIDLFAARGFGEVSVDDVAQAAGIGRRTVFRYYASKNAIPWGDFDAHLHQLRELLDGIEPGAPLGDALRAALLAFNTFGESETARHRRRMRVILQTDELQAYSMTMYAGWRSVIAEFVARRAGLDPDDLRPQTVAWMMLGVALSAYERWLGDESLVLPQVLGDAFDAIRGGLD from the coding sequence ATGGGCGGTACGCCGGGTCCGCACCCCCGCGCCGGGCGGCGCCGCTCCACCACGCCGCAGCACATCACCGACGTGGCGATCGACCTGTTCGCCGCCCGCGGATTCGGCGAGGTCAGCGTTGATGACGTGGCGCAGGCCGCCGGCATCGGCCGTCGCACGGTGTTCCGGTACTACGCCTCGAAGAACGCCATCCCGTGGGGCGACTTCGACGCGCACCTGCACCAGCTACGGGAACTGCTGGACGGTATCGAACCCGGAGCGCCACTCGGTGACGCGCTGCGTGCGGCGCTGTTGGCGTTCAACACGTTCGGCGAGAGCGAGACGGCGCGCCACCGCCGGCGGATGCGGGTGATCCTGCAGACCGATGAGCTGCAGGCCTACTCGATGACGATGTACGCCGGCTGGCGCAGCGTCATCGCGGAGTTCGTGGCACGCCGGGCGGGTCTGGACCCTGATGACCTGCGGCCGCAGACGGTGGCGTGGATGATGCTGGGGGTGGCGCTCAGCGCTTACGAACGCTGGCTCGGCGATGAGTCGCTGGTGTTGCCACAGGTTCTCGGCGACGCGTTCGACGCGATCCGCGGCGGCCTGGACTGA
- a CDS encoding TIGR03857 family LLM class F420-dependent oxidoreductase, with protein MTERVLDELGYYLLAGAGGEGPAALMDEARRGEDLGFGTAFISERWNVKEASSLVGAACAVTGRMQIATAATNHNTRHPLITASWATTMHRLSRGRFTLGIGRGVAAMYAAFGIPNVTTAQMADFAQVMRRLWQGEVIFNHDGPIGRYQVLFLDPDFAEDIRLALVAFGPKTLELGGAFFDDVILHTYFTPETLQRSVKTVKDAAERAGRDPASVRVWSCFATVGDHLPEELRLKKTVARLATYLQGYGDLLVRTNNWDPAVLQRFREDPVVTSIPGGIDHKASAAQIEHIATLIPDEWLQPAATGTARRCAERIRQEFDYGADALIMHGATPDELEPVVAAYRDIAG; from the coding sequence ATGACTGAACGGGTCCTCGACGAACTGGGCTACTACTTGCTGGCCGGCGCCGGCGGGGAAGGTCCGGCCGCGCTGATGGATGAAGCCCGCCGTGGCGAGGACCTCGGGTTCGGGACCGCGTTCATCTCCGAACGCTGGAACGTCAAAGAGGCATCGTCGCTGGTCGGGGCCGCGTGTGCGGTCACCGGCCGGATGCAGATCGCCACCGCGGCAACCAATCACAACACCCGCCATCCGTTGATCACCGCGTCATGGGCAACCACCATGCACCGACTGTCGCGGGGACGGTTCACCCTGGGCATCGGCCGCGGCGTGGCTGCCATGTACGCCGCATTCGGGATCCCGAACGTCACCACCGCGCAGATGGCCGACTTCGCACAGGTGATGCGCCGACTCTGGCAAGGCGAGGTGATCTTCAACCACGACGGGCCGATCGGCCGCTATCAGGTGCTGTTCTTGGACCCGGACTTCGCCGAAGACATCCGGCTGGCGCTGGTGGCATTCGGGCCGAAGACGCTCGAGCTGGGCGGAGCGTTCTTCGACGACGTCATCCTGCACACCTACTTCACTCCGGAGACCTTGCAGCGCAGCGTGAAAACGGTGAAGGACGCCGCGGAACGAGCCGGCCGCGACCCGGCGAGCGTGCGGGTGTGGTCGTGTTTCGCCACGGTGGGCGATCACCTGCCCGAAGAGCTGCGGCTGAAAAAGACCGTGGCGCGGCTGGCCACCTACCTGCAGGGCTACGGCGATCTGCTGGTGCGCACCAACAACTGGGACCCGGCGGTGCTGCAGCGCTTCCGCGAGGACCCGGTGGTGACGTCGATTCCGGGCGGTATCGACCACAAGGCCAGCGCCGCGCAGATCGAGCACATCGCGACGTTGATCCCCGACGAGTGGCTTCAGCCGGCGGCCACCGGTACGGCGCGGCGCTGCGCCGAGCGCATCCGCCAGGAGTTCGACTACGGCGCCGACGCGCTGATCATGCACGGCGCCACCCCTGACGAGCTGGAGCCGGTAGTGGCCGCCTATCGCGATATCGCGGGGTAG
- a CDS encoding cysteine hydrolase, whose product MTAGLADLVAPAHTALITQELQGAVVGPDAGLAALADEARREALPNISRLLPAARSVGVAVVHCLVHRRPDGLGSNHNARLFSAGRRAVRIDPGSAGATLLPEFGPEPADLVLSRYHGLGPMGGTDLDAILRNLGISTVVAVGVSLNVAIPNLVMDAINAAYRVVVPRDAVAGVPAEYGAAIIDNTLSLLATITTTQELMDTWQP is encoded by the coding sequence ATGACCGCCGGGCTGGCGGACCTGGTAGCGCCTGCGCACACCGCACTGATCACCCAGGAGCTGCAGGGCGCGGTGGTGGGGCCCGACGCCGGCTTGGCGGCCCTCGCCGACGAGGCGCGCCGTGAGGCATTGCCCAACATCAGCCGGCTGCTGCCGGCGGCGCGGTCGGTCGGCGTTGCGGTGGTGCACTGCCTGGTGCACCGTCGCCCGGACGGCTTGGGTTCCAACCACAACGCGCGGTTGTTTTCCGCCGGCCGCCGCGCGGTGCGCATCGATCCGGGCAGCGCCGGTGCCACCCTGCTGCCCGAGTTCGGGCCGGAGCCGGCTGACCTGGTACTCAGCCGCTACCACGGCCTCGGGCCGATGGGCGGAACCGATCTGGATGCGATCCTGCGCAACCTGGGAATATCCACCGTTGTCGCGGTGGGGGTCTCGCTGAACGTCGCCATCCCCAACCTGGTGATGGACGCGATCAACGCCGCCTACCGCGTGGTGGTGCCCCGCGACGCGGTGGCCGGTGTCCCGGCCGAGTACGGTGCTGCCATCATCGACAACACGCTGTCGCTGCTGGCGACGATCACCACCACACAGGAGCTGATGGACACGTGGCAACCCTGA
- a CDS encoding acyl-CoA synthetase → MATLTQFTVPEVTDAVAAAIPDRDMIIQGDRRYTYAQILERSNRLASYLHSRGLGCHTPRSDLSAHETGQDLLGIYAYNGNEFVETLLGSFRARVAPFNVNYRYVRKELAYLLADSGATALVYHAAFAPTLAEVLPELPQLKVLIQIADDSGNALLDGAVDYETVLAESSPEPPPVQPSPDDLYVLYTGGTTGMPKGVLWRQHDIFMGSFGGRNLMTAEEVSSIDDIVGPAGANPGIKLMILPPLIHGAAQWAVMTAINTGQTLVFPSVVDHFDADDVVRAIEREKVMSVTVVGDAMARPLLDAIRKGSADVSSLLVVANGGALLTPYVKQQIVETLPGAMVIDGVGSSETGAQMRHMSTSGAVSTGTFAGGPDTCVVAEDLGAVLQPGHDGLGWLGQRGYVPLGYKGDATKTAATFPVIDGARFAVPGDRARHLDDGSIELLGRDSVTINSGGEKIFAEEVETALASHPGVVDVVVAGRPSERWGQEVVAVVALAENAAVTAAELIEHAGGSLARYKLPKAVVFRSTIVRSPAGKADYRWAREQAEQG, encoded by the coding sequence GTGGCAACCCTGACCCAGTTCACCGTGCCGGAGGTCACCGACGCCGTGGCCGCGGCGATTCCCGACCGCGACATGATCATCCAGGGCGACCGACGCTACACCTATGCGCAGATCCTCGAGCGGTCCAACCGGCTGGCGTCCTACCTGCACTCTCGCGGGCTGGGGTGCCACACGCCGCGGTCGGACCTGTCTGCGCACGAGACCGGCCAGGATCTGTTGGGGATCTACGCCTACAACGGCAACGAGTTCGTCGAGACCCTGCTGGGCAGCTTCCGGGCCCGGGTGGCGCCGTTCAACGTCAACTACCGCTACGTGCGCAAGGAATTGGCCTACCTGCTGGCTGATTCCGGCGCCACCGCGCTGGTATATCACGCCGCGTTCGCCCCCACCCTGGCCGAGGTGCTCCCCGAGCTTCCCCAGCTCAAGGTGCTGATCCAGATCGCCGACGACTCCGGCAACGCCCTGCTCGACGGGGCGGTCGACTACGAGACGGTGCTGGCGGAAAGCTCCCCGGAGCCGCCGCCGGTGCAACCCTCGCCCGACGACCTGTATGTGCTCTACACCGGTGGCACCACCGGGATGCCCAAGGGCGTGCTCTGGCGTCAGCACGACATCTTCATGGGCTCGTTCGGTGGCCGCAACTTGATGACCGCCGAAGAGGTCAGCTCCATCGATGACATCGTGGGGCCGGCCGGGGCGAACCCGGGGATCAAGCTGATGATCCTGCCGCCGCTGATCCACGGCGCCGCGCAGTGGGCCGTGATGACCGCAATCAACACTGGCCAAACCCTGGTCTTCCCTTCGGTTGTGGACCATTTCGACGCCGATGACGTGGTACGCGCCATAGAGCGGGAAAAAGTGATGTCGGTGACCGTGGTCGGCGACGCGATGGCCCGGCCGCTGCTGGATGCGATCCGCAAGGGCAGCGCCGACGTGTCGTCGCTGCTGGTGGTGGCCAACGGCGGCGCCCTGCTGACGCCATATGTCAAACAGCAGATCGTCGAGACCCTGCCCGGCGCCATGGTGATCGACGGGGTCGGCTCGTCGGAGACCGGCGCCCAGATGCGTCACATGTCGACCTCGGGTGCCGTCTCCACCGGAACCTTCGCCGGCGGACCGGACACCTGCGTGGTGGCCGAGGACCTAGGGGCCGTGCTGCAACCCGGGCACGACGGGCTGGGCTGGCTCGGCCAGCGCGGCTACGTCCCGCTGGGTTACAAGGGCGATGCAACCAAGACCGCCGCGACGTTCCCGGTGATCGACGGGGCGCGCTTCGCCGTTCCCGGCGACCGGGCCCGGCACCTGGACGACGGTTCGATCGAGCTGCTCGGCCGGGATTCGGTGACGATCAACTCCGGTGGGGAGAAGATCTTCGCCGAGGAAGTCGAGACGGCGCTCGCCTCACATCCGGGTGTCGTCGACGTGGTGGTCGCGGGCCGGCCCAGTGAACGCTGGGGCCAGGAGGTGGTGGCCGTGGTGGCCCTTGCCGAGAATGCCGCCGTCACGGCCGCCGAACTCATCGAGCACGCCGGCGGGTCACTGGCCCGCTACAAGCTGCCCAAAGCAGTCGTGTTCCGGTCGACGATCGTGCGCAGCCCGGCCGGCAAGGCCGACTACCGGTGGGCGCGCGAACAGGCCGAGCAGGGCTAG
- a CDS encoding aldehyde dehydrogenase family protein, protein MLEKQRRSFTDDGPPGAAVRRNRIDRLLAMVLENVDAFTEAMAQDFGTRSRAASLATEMIGIVPVVEHTRSHVRQWMRPSKLLRAARLVGLHAEVRPSPLGVVGIIGPWNFPLQLVVVPAAAAFAAGNRVMVKMSEITSHTAELMAHLAPKYFDENEFAVITGGADVAAAFAGLPFDHVFFTGSPSVGALVQRAAADNLVPVTLELGGKNPVVVAPGADIARSAKRIAAARMVNGGQVCVCPDYVLVPERDVDAFVDVARQTLRDMFPTILTNGDYCSSVNEANFDRVLGLIDDARDRGAVVETVAPDGEALPDRASRKIAPTLVRGADATMRISDEEIFGPVLMVQGYGTLDEAIETINSRPAPLVAYWFGPGGKGFRSFVQRTRSGGVARNDFAAQMIPSGAPFGGVGRSGMGAYHGKAGFDAFSHYRTVVGSDLPFSMTGSAAPPFRPAMRFYADAMLRSARNRTRRRIKRG, encoded by the coding sequence CTGCTGGAGAAGCAGCGGCGATCCTTCACCGACGACGGGCCGCCGGGTGCCGCGGTCCGGCGCAACCGCATCGATCGGTTGCTGGCGATGGTGCTCGAAAACGTCGACGCCTTCACCGAGGCGATGGCACAAGATTTCGGCACCCGGTCACGCGCGGCCTCACTGGCCACCGAGATGATCGGCATCGTCCCCGTGGTCGAGCACACCAGATCGCATGTCCGACAATGGATGCGTCCCAGCAAGCTGCTGCGTGCGGCCCGGCTGGTCGGATTGCATGCCGAGGTGCGGCCCAGTCCGCTTGGCGTGGTGGGCATCATCGGGCCGTGGAATTTCCCGCTGCAATTGGTGGTGGTGCCGGCGGCGGCAGCCTTCGCGGCGGGCAATCGGGTGATGGTCAAAATGTCTGAGATCACCTCGCACACCGCCGAGCTGATGGCGCACCTGGCACCGAAGTACTTCGACGAGAACGAATTCGCCGTCATCACCGGCGGCGCTGATGTGGCGGCCGCGTTCGCTGGGCTGCCGTTCGATCACGTCTTCTTCACCGGTTCGCCGTCGGTGGGTGCGCTGGTGCAGCGCGCTGCCGCGGACAACCTGGTCCCAGTGACCTTGGAACTGGGCGGGAAGAACCCCGTCGTGGTGGCGCCCGGCGCCGATATCGCGCGATCGGCGAAGCGGATCGCGGCAGCCCGCATGGTCAACGGCGGTCAGGTCTGCGTGTGCCCGGACTATGTCCTGGTGCCCGAGCGCGACGTCGACGCATTCGTCGATGTCGCCCGGCAAACGTTGCGGGACATGTTCCCGACGATCCTGACCAATGGCGACTACTGCTCAAGTGTCAACGAAGCCAACTTCGACCGGGTGCTGGGTCTGATCGACGACGCGCGCGACCGCGGCGCCGTGGTAGAGACCGTCGCGCCCGACGGGGAGGCGCTGCCGGATCGCGCTTCCCGCAAGATCGCCCCCACCCTGGTGCGCGGCGCCGATGCGACCATGCGCATCTCCGACGAGGAGATCTTCGGTCCGGTGCTCATGGTGCAGGGCTATGGCACCCTCGACGAAGCAATCGAGACGATTAACTCGCGCCCCGCCCCGCTGGTCGCCTACTGGTTCGGTCCGGGCGGCAAGGGATTCCGGTCCTTCGTGCAGCGCACCCGAAGCGGTGGAGTGGCCCGCAACGACTTTGCCGCACAGATGATTCCGTCGGGGGCACCGTTCGGCGGGGTGGGTCGCAGCGGCATGGGCGCCTACCACGGCAAGGCGGGTTTTGACGCGTTCAGCCACTACCGGACCGTGGTGGGCTCCGACCTGCCGTTCAGCATGACCGGCAGTGCGGCGCCGCCGTTTCGGCCCGCGATGCGCTTCTACGCCGACGCGATGCTGCGCTCGGCGCGCAACCGGACTCGCCGGCGGATCAAACGCGGCTGA
- a CDS encoding NAD(P)-dependent oxidoreductase, protein MSTTGQVVGFVGAGQMGEPMVARLVAAGHRVQVYARRPEVRERLDAAGAVPVESIAAAARDAGVVISCLFSDAQLLEVAGGADGLLANADSSTVVVSHTTGTVSTLTALAAEFPNGPALVDAPVSGGAHDIEAGRLTVLLGGPDDAVARAQSVLAAYADPVILTGALGTALNLKLINNVLFAANAQLVAAAVELGKNLGVRDTSLFEALAQCSGGSRAAGYVQSAGGVDSFAKVVAPFMRKDVAACIEAAADRGVELGQLQTVAQNGPLDLS, encoded by the coding sequence ATGAGCACAACGGGCCAGGTCGTCGGATTCGTGGGAGCCGGCCAGATGGGCGAACCGATGGTCGCGCGCCTTGTCGCCGCCGGGCATCGGGTTCAGGTCTATGCCCGACGGCCCGAGGTGCGCGAACGGCTCGACGCCGCCGGCGCCGTGCCAGTGGAGTCGATCGCCGCGGCCGCCCGCGATGCCGGCGTCGTGATCAGCTGCCTGTTCTCCGACGCACAACTGCTCGAGGTCGCCGGCGGCGCCGACGGCTTGCTGGCCAATGCCGACTCCAGCACGGTCGTGGTTTCCCACACCACCGGGACGGTGAGCACGCTGACCGCACTGGCGGCGGAGTTCCCGAACGGCCCGGCGCTGGTGGATGCTCCGGTCAGCGGCGGCGCTCATGACATCGAGGCCGGCAGGCTGACCGTGCTGCTCGGCGGCCCCGACGACGCGGTGGCCCGCGCGCAATCGGTCTTGGCGGCCTACGCCGACCCGGTGATCCTTACCGGGGCACTGGGCACCGCGCTCAACCTCAAGCTGATCAACAACGTGCTGTTCGCCGCGAACGCGCAACTGGTCGCCGCCGCGGTCGAGCTGGGCAAGAACCTCGGCGTGCGCGATACCAGCCTGTTCGAGGCGCTGGCGCAGTGCAGCGGCGGCAGCCGGGCCGCGGGATACGTGCAATCGGCCGGTGGCGTGGACAGCTTCGCCAAAGTCGTTGCACCCTTCATGCGCAAGGACGTTGCGGCCTGCATCGAAGCGGCTGCCGACCGTGGCGTGGAACTGGGTCAGCTGCAGACCGTGGCACAAAACGGGCCGCTGGACCTGTCGTGA
- a CDS encoding coniferyl-alcohol dehydrogenase, protein MTNPQRKVVVVGAGSGIGAATAAHFYERGDFVLAVDVHTHHTPASQYANCDLRDAAAIAEFAAEIGDDWDLLAHVAGVPGTASAADVLTVNYLGMRLMTEGLLPRLRRGGAVVAVASTAALGWDQRISVLNGLLEATDAQAVQRWQASQDPAYPIYSTSKQAMILYAKRRAATAHAEYGVRINTVSPGPVETPILPDFEQSMGKQTLDTVRATVGRHAGVDDIVPVIDFLGSPAAGWITGQDVLVDGGFINAITAGTPIPT, encoded by the coding sequence ATGACCAACCCGCAGCGCAAGGTCGTGGTCGTGGGCGCGGGGTCGGGAATCGGCGCCGCCACCGCCGCGCACTTCTACGAGCGCGGAGATTTCGTTCTCGCCGTCGACGTACACACCCACCACACGCCGGCATCGCAATACGCCAACTGCGACCTCCGGGATGCCGCGGCCATCGCGGAGTTCGCCGCCGAGATCGGTGACGACTGGGATCTGTTGGCTCATGTCGCCGGCGTACCTGGCACCGCATCGGCCGCCGACGTGCTGACGGTCAACTACCTGGGCATGCGGCTGATGACCGAGGGCCTGCTGCCGCGGCTTCGTCGCGGCGGGGCGGTGGTCGCAGTGGCATCGACGGCGGCACTCGGGTGGGACCAGCGCATCTCGGTGCTCAACGGCCTACTCGAAGCGACAGACGCGCAGGCCGTCCAGCGCTGGCAGGCTAGCCAGGACCCGGCCTATCCTATCTACAGCACCTCCAAGCAGGCCATGATCCTGTACGCCAAGCGGCGCGCCGCGACCGCGCACGCCGAGTACGGCGTGCGAATCAACACCGTGAGCCCGGGCCCCGTCGAAACGCCGATCCTGCCCGACTTCGAACAGTCGATGGGCAAACAGACGCTCGACACCGTACGCGCCACCGTCGGCCGGCACGCCGGCGTCGACGACATCGTCCCGGTGATCGACTTCCTGGGCTCCCCCGCCGCCGGCTGGATCACCGGCCAAGACGTTCTCGTCGACGGCGGCTTCATCAACGCGATCACCGCCGGCACACCCATCCCCACATAG